DNA sequence from the Liolophura sinensis isolate JHLJ2023 chromosome 1, CUHK_Ljap_v2, whole genome shotgun sequence genome:
ATCATTTGACATATCAAAGTACTACCACACGGAAATCATGTGTGGTGGAAATCATTTGACATATCAAAGTACCACGACACGGAAATCATTTGACATACCAAAGTACTACCACACGGAAATCATTTGACATACCAAAGTACCACCACACGGAAATCATTTGACATACCAAAGTACCACCACACGGAAATCATTTGACATACCAAAGTACCACCACACGGAAATCATTTGACATACCAAAGTACCACCACACGGAGAGGATTTTACTGAATCAATCAACCAAACGATCAATCattctttaaaacatttttaaaccaTAAAATCGGTTATCCAATATTATAGCcgaataaatgtatacataaacaaacgaagttttcacaaagaaataatttattgtaaTGTTCTTAATTCTTGAACAACATACACATTGTATTTAAATAggttaagtaaataaatgagcGAAGTCTGTATTGATGTTTACAAGATGTTGAGTTTAAATAATTTGTCACGCTAATGCCGGAAATAATGTTTGCTCGCACAATGTAAAGACACTCAAGACAAAATCTGCACTTGCTCGGACACGGAGCCACACTCTCTCCAGGTAGCATTTGGGTGATTCAGGTCCAGGCAGTAACTTTTAATCGAACCATTCCTTGTTGGCACCTCTCTTTCCTGGCCCCCAAACACGTACAGAGTTTCGTCGTGCACCAAAGTCCCAAATCGGGATCTCGCACAAGGGAGAGGAGCCATGGCACCGTAAGAACCTGTCTTAGGGTCGTATTCGAGTAAGTCACCATGGCTTGAAAAGACGTAAATCAAGTCGTGGGGCGATGCCACGGCAGTTTCCACGTAGGCATTGTCTTTCGGAAATGGCGGGGGCGACAAGACGTCTGAAATCCGCCGCCGTGACGTGTCCAGGCGTTGTAGCATCTTCTTCTGATAAACCTCTCCATATTCGTCTTTTATTTGGTTTCCAAACATAAACACTTGAGAGCCCACAGAGACGCTTTTACCCGACACAAGGCCCCAGCTTAGTCGAAGGCTGCTTGTTGACCATTTACGCTTTCTTCTGCTATAGGTGTGAATGTAGTCAGTACGCTTTACATCCCAGTAACCTCCAAGAACAAAAACCTCGTCCATAATGACGCAGATCATATGTTTCGATCGATCAAAAGGTAGCTTTGCTAACTTTGTACTCTCCGTGTGTTTCAGGCTCCATATCTCGTGTTCAGTGCAAGCAAATAAGCGCTTCTCCTCTGGACTATACTGAAAAGCGCTTTGTGCGTCAATTGTTTTCGCGACCTTCATATTTAACTTGTTCAAGCTCAACGTACGGTTGTTTTCGACTTTCGCCTCAAAAAGGCGCAGGCCTCTTCCAGTATCACCAACACATAGCACACTGCAGCAAGATGAACACGAACTCGTCTCTGGTTCTCCGTTGCTGTTCAGATCTAAGCCACTGAAATTAGGCAAGCAGTTCATAAGTTCCCAGGCATCCGTTCTGGTGCCACAGTCATATTGACTCCATCGAAAAACTGCGTCCCGTTTTGCTTTCGGTGAGTGAATATTTACAGACTTGTCATTCACCAATAGTTTCACGTGGTGAATGTCTAACGAAAGCCAAGAGTCCGATTTTATGACGTTTTCAAAGTTTTCTCGAACGAGCCTAAGGGCTTCGCTCTCCAAAGTGCGGCATCCATAGTTTCCTCCTATCACCCACAATTCAAGGCACGAAGTTTCCGTCAACTGCCCCAGGTAATACTGCTCACAGACGTGAAGGAGGTAAGTTATGTTGTTTTTGAATGCTGCGTACGCAAAACCCTCCACGTTTT
Encoded proteins:
- the LOC135482352 gene encoding kelch-like protein 30, whose product is MSEVYNSRVSAFPVELGDWASLLPVDVNGHQLMCQLGVLQHCRIPIAHTQNLSVAKFHVDQSIFEEFVSWLRTGFLNITHENVEGFAYAAFKNNITYLLHVCEQYYLGQLTETSCLELWVIGGNYGCRTLESEALRLVRENFENVIKSDSWLSLDIHHVKLLVNDKSVNIHSPKAKRDAVFRWSQYDCGTRTDAWELMNCLPNFSGLDLNSNGEPETSSCSSCCSVLCVGDTGRGLRLFEAKVENNRTLSLNKLNMKVAKTIDAQSAFQYSPEEKRLFACTEHEIWSLKHTESTKLAKLPFDRSKHMICVIMDEVFVLGGYWDVKRTDYIHTYSRRKRKWSTSSLRLSWGLVSGKSVSVGSQVFMFGNQIKDEYGEVYQKKMLQRLDTSRRRISDVLSPPPFPKDNAYVETAVASPHDLIYVFSSHGDLLEYDPKTGSYGAMAPLPCARSRFGTLVHDETLYVFGGQEREVPTRNGSIKSYCLDLNHPNATWRECGSVSEQVQILS